The sequence tttttcccataataaatttataaccaaagagaacgcattCTAAATAGTTATTACCAATAGATTGTAGTTGATGCATGCAccatggatttttttttttttttttaatcgtgGTTGATGTACCAATAGATTGTAGTTGATGCATGCAccatggtttttttttttttttaaaacgtgGTTGATgctttcaccacgagaaaaatAATCCTtgaacattattttttattttttgtggttaattatatatatattgtatcgataaataataaatatatatattggatTGATCGAAGCTAACCGATTGCAAAATTGGGACACAGACCGCAACCGCCAGGAGGTAACCGCTACAGCATAGCAGTTCACCATAAAAACACCGTGACACAAAACTGCAATTCaaaaaactgagaaaataatCGCAGAAAAAAATGTTCGTAATGTTGGAGAAGAAACTGCAGGAACTGGAATCGGAACTCGACGTCGTATTCCGCCTCCCACCCGACCAAATGGCGGCGGAGCACGATGACATTAAAGAGCGGTTCAGATTCCTCGACAAACTCCGGGCGGCGGAGGGCGGCTCCCAGCACCCGCAAAACTCAGACCAACTCCGCGATATAGACGACAGAATCGAGCGCCTCAAGGCCGCCTTCTCCCGCTGCATGTACTTGCAGATGCAGTTCAGGAACGACGACGACGATGAAGACGACGCGCCGTCGATATGCTCTGATTGCACTCCGCGGGTGCTTCTTCCTCTTCAAAATTTCTCCGGCCAGAAGTCGTCGGAGAAGGAAGATAAAAAGGTGGCGGGAAGAAATTGGAAGTACTGTGGTGCGTTTGGTGGTGGAGTGATTGTTGGGGCTGTTTGCATGTTCTTCAAATTGTTTTCTGCTGATTATCTCATTCTAGGTCCTCAACCTTTTCTTATTCCTCCCACTTAGTTAAGGGAAAACTACCCATTTTCATTTATTATCTTTTGTTTTAATCTTAATTCTTGTATCCAATACAAATACAAGCACGTCTGTAATACATTTTCATTTGCATAATATCTTCGCAGAATTCAGAATTTGGACAATAATATATAAGTCGAAATAAGCAAAATGTAGCATCCACGATTTTATTGAAGGTCCATTAATGGAACCCTAATGTTTCCagaaaaagaacaaaataaaacacATTGAAATGCTGGTTTTAATTTAGTGCAAATAAACTTTTAATATTGATAATTGGCTATATATTATGAATATATCATATACGCTCCTCCCCACTCTAAAATAGATTTGTATTAATTACCTAAAAGAAAACAGATTTGTATCAATTTTTCTTCTATCAAAGAATGCTTTGGTTTATCTTTATATTGTACATGAAAATAGGGAAAATTTGGATtttcaaaaaagaagaagaaggtagaaatggaaaaaaaaaaaaaaaaaacaagcaaacataaatttaaataatgcaATGGAAATTATAGTTAGTTCTTTATTTCCAATATTActttcaacattaaaaatagttgaaaattttgaaataaaactaCTCCTATTTTGGACTGGAAATAATAAAGAGCGTGTATGTGATCAACAGTTGCAATATTAATGGCTAGCTTTGTACTTCAAGATACTTTAGAGCATCCACCATGGGGTGCGGAAGGCGGTTCGCATCCAGGCTCCCTAGCCCCATTGCCACACCGCCCACCCCTTCCCCCGGACCCGATGCAGATTAATTTTTGATTGGGCATGTGTATAATACAGCGCAATCAAAATTAGAGACAATTAAAAAAAGAAGTTACTTGATTTGACCATCTTTTATTCTTTGAGCTATATATATTTTGCTTGTTCACATTCTTTAAATCCCATTCTACTCTAATTTTAACTCACTCTTCAAGCCAGGAAGCTTAGTTccattttttgtattattattattattattattccaaAATTGCAGAGCCGAAATATTTGAGACTGTTGtaggaaaaatgaaaataactAGAACAGAATTCATCATCACTTAACATTCCACCCAATGAAACTGAGCCTGATCAAAATAATACACGCATGAGCTATAAGATTCTGCATACAGTGGGAAATAGGCGAGCACGTTAAACAGATAAATTAAGCTGCAATTTCACATTGTCAAAGATATTAAAACTCAGAAGAAAAAATAATCTGTAAAAACTCAATTTCAAATATGATGAAGAAGCTTCCCAGACTATATTGTtacaaatgatattatgttGCAAATATAGCCATCGCTACAAAAGACTATGTTAACTTACAGAATTTTCATCATCATACAATCGCATACGTAAAGAAAAACTATTGCACGGAAGCCGGATTTTTATTCCAGGATAGGTAGGATGGATCGCCTAGAGGCCTGCAAAATCATTTTAGCCTcgttttagatataaaaatgcAACAAAAACCACAATAACAAGATTGATGAAACAAAATTATCTTAATTATGTCATACAATATTTCAAAGAAATTGGGAACCTATGGTTGTAATGCAGCTAGAAGAGTGTTATCTTGGTGAGACAAAGAACATAAATTGAAAGACGAACGTGCCTCATCCCTGATGTTAGAACCTTCGATGGAAGCCTCAAAAACTAGTTATTCAAAACATTATacaacttacttgagaattatAGTTAAAAGTGATTCAATGGAAAAACTTACAATTATTAGCAAGTCTAGAGAAATACAAACAATCCAATAATTccttgctatatatatatatctcctcAAGTATATGTATAAAGCATGCATgctgtatatatgtatgtaacTCAGAACATAATATAAGGAAGAATATGAATTCAGTTAAAAGATTACCTTGGTTTGATGAGATAgacaattataaaaactaaggCAATGAGCAGACAAACTCCACCAACAATGATATAAACCATGCCCAGGAAATCATTCTTGCCACCAATCCAGGTTGTGGTAGAAATCACCAACTTCTTTTTGCCATTGAAACTGTAAGTATTGTAATTGTTCTGTATCACTACTTTTATAACTTCATTAACTTCAAGGTCAGTTTCTATTCTGCCGTATAATTTTCTGAAATTGGGTAATGCTGCAGTTCTCATCCAAACAAGAAGGTCCTCCTGCTGGTTCAGCTGTTTGCACAACAAAATATGTATCAGCATTATATAAAGATACGAAACAGAGCTATAAAGTTTCACGACTACATATGCTTATAGATTCAGAGTTTCGAGCTTAGCTCCTTCATTAACAAGTAAATACTCGAAATAAAATTGATTCCATGGGGTAAACAATGACTGGACAACAGAGTAGTCATTATCAACTTTGCTATGCTCCTCTTTCCTATGTAACGAACCAGTGAAAAAAGTAGAGAGGAATCATATAAGAGTTCACCATATCAATGAACATGTTTCATTTGCAACCTTATCATACGCATAAAATGGTGACAAAAGAGTAAATGTAGAGGAAATGAGCTATCTAGCTTACAGGAATGTTCTCAATAAGCTTTCCACCGCCAATCAAGCTTCGGTTTTGAAAATTCTTAGGATAGACATTATCTCCAAATTTATGGGTTCTGTCGCTTTCCCAtgctatatattttttgttaattgGTAGGGCAATGTCATTTCTCGACAGAGTATATGTATCGTTGAACAAACTCCAAGCAATGAGGCCACAAGGGACAATAGGCTGGTTTTCACTAAGTTGTGCTTCTGGTTCACAACTGCTAGTTTGGGCACTAGCCGAGGGATCCCTGTACTGTTCATCATTCCGGCTTTTCACATAACTGCATCACAACATAAATTCTAAGTCAAAGAAAGTCTTCACATTCATATTCAAGTTATAGCTTTCAAAAACATGCCACTATCTGCAAACAAAacatgaaaaattgaaaattggctTTGCTTTTGTAAGGAACTTGACAGAAACATAAAGCACTTCCTCTGTTTTACTACATGTGCAAACTACTCTTTAACAAATAGTGTTTCTAGAGTAGTAGTGAGAGCTAAACAAATGATTTCATTTCACTAACCGGCGATGGTTTTGGTAGAACTGATCAAGCTGATAGTACACAAAAATAGGTTGCTTCATCTTCTTGGGAACCTgaacaaattaaatataaattcaaggcataaaagATTGAACAAGGCACTAAGACACCATGGATAAAGCATTGTGATCACGAAGTAAACAACGTAGACCAACAATCAAAGTCCTGACGCAGGTTTTGTCCGTCTTATCATCTTGGATGTATCCTATCCTCTTCTTATATGCAGCATCACGATCCGAAGAATCCGCAGGAATGCAGACCTCGTCGTACTGGTCCACGAGTTCAACAACCTACAAGTTTTCGAATTTACAACTGTTCACATCCATATCTTTAGAAAGGAAATGGGAATCCATGCTACTAGATAAAGCTCTTGCAATCTATTGGAGTAAGATAAAAtagtgtaattttttaatattaatttgtgCTTATGTTTTTGTAATGGTGAtcacattttataaaataaggAAGAGTTTAGCAATGTATTGTAGTATTACTTTCTCTGAAGCAGACAAGTGGGAAAGGCCAATCGGTATGAAAGCTATGCCAATAACAATGAAAGTTGTCATAACCTGAAACACAATCAACATTTATTTAATCAAGcaatttttaaatgtaaaaacaaatgaatcttatatatatagacaGAGATATATATACCAATGCAGGAGTTAAGATTGGTTTGCAGGCAGGAAGTTCTTGTTGAGTAAACCTAGAATCTgaagagaaaaaaattgaacaacaaATGAAGGAAAGAAAGAATGTTACGTTATTGAACAAAATCACAAAAATTTAGACTGGTATGAATTTGTTTATAAGGTTATGAGATTGTTAATCTACAGTATTTTACATCTTCTGATAATACACAATATAAAAGAGaaggttaaaaaattaaattacacgAAGATTGGGCAGTGAAAAAAACTAGAGATTAAAGAAATGTACAAGTGGGCTTCGTCGAACTCTTGGAAGACGATTTAGAAGCTCCATCTGAAAAGCTCATTGTGCAGATTTTTGGGCAGAatcaatttatgaaattattttgtTAAAACAGAGATAATCCAGATCGTAAAAAGGGATAATTCTTTGTCATGTTTTGTGGTTTTGGAAAGGAATTTTGTCGTTTTTAACTCACTAATTACGTGGATTGCGCATTAAAATTTGATAAAGAaggtttcaaaataaaattgagtgattgtgaaaaataaagttAATCGTAGAAGTAGGCAGAGCAAGAATGCCAAGAAATGCAGTTTTTAAACAAATTAAAGtgataaaattaaagaaaacaaTTGAAGTGGTTTAGCCaaagaaaaataattcaattagtTAATTGAAAAATCAACTTCACGTATACTTATTAATAATGGACATAATATTccaactcaaaataataataatgccaAAACCTAGATGCTATATGCGGTCGGAATTGTTTGCGCAAATGGAGTTGAACTTTGGACTTGTTTTCATATCATTGCAAGACGATTTGGTTGGCAACTCATTTGATATGAATTCAAAGATACCCAACAACTAAACATTAGTGAGAAGCAATGAGCAATGTTAATCAAGAGATGATAATGAAGCGAGTTAATGTTTTTAGCAAGTCTGGAGTATTTGGAACATGACATACTCGGTCGTTCGATTTGAAAGACTAGATAtggttagattagattaattttaCGATATCTTGTTCAATTTGGTGGATATAGCATGATAGTCAATTTAGGGACAATATCACGTAGAGACAGTATTAACTTATGAGTCTTGGCCACCCCAATAGCA comes from Salvia miltiorrhiza cultivar Shanhuang (shh) chromosome 3, IMPLAD_Smil_shh, whole genome shotgun sequence and encodes:
- the LOC131014408 gene encoding ALA-interacting subunit 3-like isoform X1 produces the protein MSFSDGASKSSSKSSTKPTYSRFTQQELPACKPILTPALVMTTFIVIGIAFIPIGLSHLSASEKVVELVDQYDEVCIPADSSDRDAAYKKRIGYIQDDKTDKTCVRTLIVPKKMKQPIFVYYQLDQFYQNHRRYVKSRNDEQYRDPSASAQTSSCEPEAQLSENQPIVPCGLIAWSLFNDTYTLSRNDIALPINKKYIAWESDRTHKFGDNVYPKNFQNRSLIGGGKLIENIPLNQQEDLLVWMRTAALPNFRKLYGRIETDLEVNEVIKVVIQNNYNTYSFNGKKKLVISTTTWIGGKNDFLGMVYIIVGGVCLLIALVFIIVYLIKPRPLGDPSYLSWNKNPASVQ
- the LOC131014408 gene encoding ALA-interacting subunit 3-like isoform X2, which gives rise to MKQPIFVYYQLDQFYQNHRRYVKSRNDEQYRDPSASAQTSSCEPEAQLSENQPIVPCGLIAWSLFNDTYTLSRNDIALPINKKYIAWESDRTHKFGDNVYPKNFQNRSLIGGGKLIENIPLNQQEDLLVWMRTAALPNFRKLYGRIETDLEVNEVIKVVIQNNYNTYSFNGKKKLVISTTTWIGGKNDFLGMVYIIVGGVCLLIALVFIIVYLIKPRPLGDPSYLSWNKNPASVQ